GTCGTCTTCGAGCCGATGTACGACTCCTACGCCGCGATGATCTCCCTCGCGGGCGGGGTGCGCCGCCCGGTCGCGCTGCGTCGCGAGCCGTCCAGCGGACGCTTCACCTTCGACCCCGCCGAACTCCGTGCCGCGATCACCCCGCGCACCCGGCTGATCATGGTCAACACCCCGCACAACCCCACCGGCACGGTCTTCACCGAGGCCGAGCTGGCGGAGATCGCCGAGGTCTGCCGCGAGAACGACCTGATCGCGGTCACCGACGAGGTGTACGAGTTCCTCACCTTCGACGGCCGCCCGCACGTCCCGCTGGCCTCGCTGCCGGGCATGCGCGAGCGGACCCTGTCGATCTCCTCCGTGGGCAAGATGTTCGCGGTCACCGCCTGGAAGACCGGTTGGGTCACCGGCCCCGAGCCGCTGGTGCGCGCCGTGCGCACGGTCAACCAGTTCCTCACCTTCTCCGCCAACGGCGCCCTCCAGCTGGCCATCGCCGACGCGATGGACAACGAGTGGGAGTGGGTCCAGCAGCAGCGGCGTGCGCTCCAGGACAAGCGGGACCGCCTCGCCGAGGGGCTGACCGCCACCGGGTTCGACGTGAACGTGTGCGAGGGCACCTACTTCCTGATGGCCGACATCCGGCCGCTGGGCTACCTGGACGGCGAGGACGTCGCCCGCGCCCTGCCCCGCGAGGCCGGGGTGGCGGCGGTTCCGGCCAAGGTGTTCTACGACCACCAGGAGGAGGGCCGGCACCTGCTGCGCTTCGCCTTCTGTAAGAAGGACGAGGTCCTCGACGAGGCGGTCCGCCGCCTGACCACCTGGCACAAGCGCGAGAACTAGACCGGGCGGGCGGGGACGGTCCGCCCGGCCCTGTCAGCCGAGCCTGCCGAACACCGGTGCGGCCGGGGGCAGCCGGTCGCCGTCCCCGCCCAGCTGCGCGGTGAGCCGTGCGGCGGCGCCGGGCAGGAAGGGCCGCAGCAGCCGGGCCAGTTCCCGGCAGGTGGCCACCAGCTCGCCGAGCACCGTGTCCAGAGCCTCGGGACCGGCCTGCCCGGTGCGCTCGGCGCGGGCCAGGACCCACGGTTCGTGGTC
This DNA window, taken from Nocardiopsis exhalans, encodes the following:
- a CDS encoding pyridoxal phosphate-dependent aminotransferase, coding for MEEPLIERMREYGETIFAEMTRLAVETESVNLGQGFPDTDGPRSLLEGATRNIMAGVNQYPPGPGRPELRQAVSRYRSRHYGLDFDPDSEVYVTVGATAGIAASMLALVEHGDEVVVFEPMYDSYAAMISLAGGVRRPVALRREPSSGRFTFDPAELRAAITPRTRLIMVNTPHNPTGTVFTEAELAEIAEVCRENDLIAVTDEVYEFLTFDGRPHVPLASLPGMRERTLSISSVGKMFAVTAWKTGWVTGPEPLVRAVRTVNQFLTFSANGALQLAIADAMDNEWEWVQQQRRALQDKRDRLAEGLTATGFDVNVCEGTYFLMADIRPLGYLDGEDVARALPREAGVAAVPAKVFYDHQEEGRHLLRFAFCKKDEVLDEAVRRLTTWHKREN